Proteins from a genomic interval of Arvicola amphibius chromosome 10, mArvAmp1.2, whole genome shotgun sequence:
- the P2rx4 gene encoding P2X purinoceptor 4 isoform X1 produces the protein MAGCCSVLRAFLFEYDTPRIVLIRSRKVGLMNRLVQLLILAYVIGWVFVWEKGYQETDSVVSSVTTKAKGVAVTNTSELGFRIWDVADYVIPAQEENSLFIMTNMIITVNQTQSTCPEVPDKTTVCNSDSNCTLGSTGTHSNGVGTGKCVPFNASVRTCEVAAWCPVENDAGVPTPAFLNAAENFTLLVKNNIWYPKFNFSKRNILPNVTSSYLKSCIYDAQTDPFCPIFRLGKIVEDAGHSFQDMAVEGGIMGIQVKWDCNLDRAASLCLPRYSFRRLDTRDPEHNVSPGYNFRFAKYYRDLTGNEQRTLIKAYGIRFDIIVFGKAGKFDIIPTMINVGSGLALLGVATVLCDVIVLYCMKKRYYYRDKKYKYVEDYEQGLAGEMDQ, from the exons ATGGCCGGCTGCTGCTCGGTGCTCCGGGCTTTCCTGTTCGAGTACGACACGCCGCGCATCGTGCTCATTCGCAGCCGTAAAGTGGGGCTCATGAACCGCCTGGTGCAGCTGCTCATCCTGGCTTACGTCATCGG GTGGGTGTTTGTGTGGGAAAAGGGCTACCAGGAAACTGACTCTGTGGTCAGCTCGGTGACGACCAAGGCCAAAGGCGTGGCTGTGACCAACACTTCTGAACTCGGATTCCGGATCTGGGATGTGGCGGACTATGTGATTCCAGCCCAG GAGGAAAACTCGCTCTTCATCATGACCAACATGATCATCACTGTGAACCAGACACAGAGCACCTGTCCAGAA GTTCCTGATAAGACCACCGTCTGTAACTCAGACTCGAACTGCACTCTTggctccacaggcacccacagcAATG GAGTTGGGACTGGAAAATGCGTCCCATTCAACGCGTCTGTGAGGACCTGTGAGGTAGCAGCTTGGTGCCCAGTGGAGAACGACGCTGGCGTGCCAAC GCCAGCTTTTTTAAATGCCGCAGAAAACTTCACCCTCTTGGTAAAGAACAACATCTGGTACCCCAAGTTTAATTTCAGCAA GAGGAACATTCTCCCCAATGTCACCTCTTCCTACCTCAAGTCGTGCATTTATGACGCTCAAACGGATCCCTTCTGCCCCATATTCCGTCTTGGCAAAATTGTGGAGGATGCAGGACACAGCTTCCAGGATATGGCAGTTGAG GGAGGCATCATGGGCATTCAGGTCAAGTGGGACTGCAACCTGGACAgagctgcctccctctgcctgcccagGTACTCCTTCCGGCGCCTCGACACCCGGGACCCGGAGCACAATGTATCCCCTGGCTACAATTTCAG GTTTGCCAAGTACTACAGGGACCTCACCGGCAATGAGCAGCGCACACTCATCAAGGCATATGGCATCCGCTTTGACATCATCGTGTTTGGAAAG GCTGGGAAGTTTGACATCATCCCTACCATGATCAATGTTGGCTCTGGCTTGGCACTGCTGGGGGTG GCGACCGTGCTATGTGATGTCATAGTCCTCTACTGCATGAAGAAAAGATACTACTACCGGGACAAGAAATATAAGTATGTGGAAGACTACGAGCAG
- the P2rx4 gene encoding P2X purinoceptor 4 isoform X2: protein MMAPSLFPVGNAAFWVLKLTACALRWVFVWEKGYQETDSVVSSVTTKAKGVAVTNTSELGFRIWDVADYVIPAQEENSLFIMTNMIITVNQTQSTCPEVPDKTTVCNSDSNCTLGSTGTHSNGVGTGKCVPFNASVRTCEVAAWCPVENDAGVPTPAFLNAAENFTLLVKNNIWYPKFNFSKRNILPNVTSSYLKSCIYDAQTDPFCPIFRLGKIVEDAGHSFQDMAVEGGIMGIQVKWDCNLDRAASLCLPRYSFRRLDTRDPEHNVSPGYNFRFAKYYRDLTGNEQRTLIKAYGIRFDIIVFGKAGKFDIIPTMINVGSGLALLGVATVLCDVIVLYCMKKRYYYRDKKYKYVEDYEQGLAGEMDQ from the exons ATGATGGCGCCATCTCTCTTTCCAGTCGGCAACGCGGCGTTCTGGGTCTTAAAACTCACAGCCTGTGCCCTAAG GTGGGTGTTTGTGTGGGAAAAGGGCTACCAGGAAACTGACTCTGTGGTCAGCTCGGTGACGACCAAGGCCAAAGGCGTGGCTGTGACCAACACTTCTGAACTCGGATTCCGGATCTGGGATGTGGCGGACTATGTGATTCCAGCCCAG GAGGAAAACTCGCTCTTCATCATGACCAACATGATCATCACTGTGAACCAGACACAGAGCACCTGTCCAGAA GTTCCTGATAAGACCACCGTCTGTAACTCAGACTCGAACTGCACTCTTggctccacaggcacccacagcAATG GAGTTGGGACTGGAAAATGCGTCCCATTCAACGCGTCTGTGAGGACCTGTGAGGTAGCAGCTTGGTGCCCAGTGGAGAACGACGCTGGCGTGCCAAC GCCAGCTTTTTTAAATGCCGCAGAAAACTTCACCCTCTTGGTAAAGAACAACATCTGGTACCCCAAGTTTAATTTCAGCAA GAGGAACATTCTCCCCAATGTCACCTCTTCCTACCTCAAGTCGTGCATTTATGACGCTCAAACGGATCCCTTCTGCCCCATATTCCGTCTTGGCAAAATTGTGGAGGATGCAGGACACAGCTTCCAGGATATGGCAGTTGAG GGAGGCATCATGGGCATTCAGGTCAAGTGGGACTGCAACCTGGACAgagctgcctccctctgcctgcccagGTACTCCTTCCGGCGCCTCGACACCCGGGACCCGGAGCACAATGTATCCCCTGGCTACAATTTCAG GTTTGCCAAGTACTACAGGGACCTCACCGGCAATGAGCAGCGCACACTCATCAAGGCATATGGCATCCGCTTTGACATCATCGTGTTTGGAAAG GCTGGGAAGTTTGACATCATCCCTACCATGATCAATGTTGGCTCTGGCTTGGCACTGCTGGGGGTG GCGACCGTGCTATGTGATGTCATAGTCCTCTACTGCATGAAGAAAAGATACTACTACCGGGACAAGAAATATAAGTATGTGGAAGACTACGAGCAG